From the Rhinolophus sinicus isolate RSC01 linkage group LG02, ASM3656204v1, whole genome shotgun sequence genome, one window contains:
- the WNT10B gene encoding protein Wnt-10b produces MPEEPRPRPPPWGFVGLLFLALCSRALSNEILGLKLPGEPPLTANTVCLTLSGLSKRQLGLCLRSPDVTASALQGLHIAVHECQHQLRDQRWNCSALEGGGRLPHHSAVLKRGFRESAFSFSMLAAGVMHAVATACSLGKLVSCGCGWKGSGEQDRLRAKLLQLQALSRGKSFPHSLPSPGPGSGPSPSPQDTWEWGGCNHDMDFGEKFSRDFLDSREAPRDIQARMRIHNNRVGRQVVNENLKRKCKCHGTSGSCQFKTCWRAAPEFRAVGAALRERLGRAIFIDTHNRNSGAFQPRLRPRRLSGELVYFEKSPDFCERDPTVGSPGTRGRACNKTSRLLDGCGSLCCGRGHNVLRQTRVERCHCRFHWCCYVLCDECKVTEWVNVCK; encoded by the exons ATGCCGGAGGAGCCCCGGCCGCGGCCTCCGCCCTGGGGCTTCGTGGGTCTCCTGTTCCTGGCCTTGTGCAGTCG GGCTCTAAGCAATGAGATTCTGGGCCTGAAGTTGCCCGGCGAGCCGCCGCTGACCGCCAACACCGTGTGCCTGACGCTGTCGGGCCTGAGCAAGCGGCAGCTAGGCCTGTGCCTGCGCAGCCCCGACGTGACAGCGTCCGCGCTTCAGGGCCTGCACATTGCTGTCCACGAGTGTCAGCACCAGCTGCGCGACCAGCGCTGGAACTGCTCGGCGCTCGAGGGCGGCGGCCGCCTGCCGCACCACAGCGCTGTCCTCAAGCGCG GTTTCCGTGAGAgtgctttttccttctccatgCTGGCTGCTGGGGTCATGCACGCGGTGGCCACAGCCTGCAGCCTGGGCAAGCTGGTGAGCTGCGGCTGTGGCTGGAAGGGCAGTGGTGAGCAGGATCGGCTGAGAGCCAAACTGCTGCAGCTGCAGGCGTTGTCCCGGGGCAAGAGTTTTCCCCACTCCTtgcccagcccaggccctggctCAGGCCCCAGCCCTAGCCCCCAGGACACATGGGAATGGGGTGGCTGTAACCATGACATGGACTTTGGAGAGAAGTTCTCTCGGGATTTCTTGGATTCCAGGGAAGCTCCCCGGGACATCCAGGCACGAATGCGAATCCACAACAACAGGGTGGGGCGCCAG GTGGTGAATGAAAATCTGAAGCGGAAATGCAAATGCCACGGCACGTCAGGCAGCTGCCAGTTCAAGACCTGCTGGAGGGCCGCCCCGGAGTTCCGGGCAGTGGGAGCAGCATTGAGGGAGCGTCTGGGTCGGGCCATCTTCATTGATACGCACAACCGCAACTCTGGAGCCTTCCAGCCTCGCCTGCGTCCCCGTCGCCTCTCAGGAGAGCTGGTTTACTTTGAGAAGTCTCCTGACTTCTGTGAGCGAGACCCCACTGTGGGCTCCCCAGGCACGCGGGGCCGGGCCTGCAACAAGACCAGCCGCCTGCTGGATGGCTGTGGCAGCCTGTGTTGTGGCCGTGGGCACAACGTACTCCGGCAGACACGAGTTGAGCGCTGTCATTGCCGCTTCCACTGGTGCTGCTATGTGCTGTGTGATGAATGCAAGGTCACAGAGTGGGTCAACGTGTGTAAGTGA